A genomic segment from uncultured Desulfuromonas sp. encodes:
- a CDS encoding DUF1493 family protein produces the protein MNVTDKVIEIILYHAGSTNDEISEDTLIEDGLGVTGDDAWELIEDFQNKFDVDMNSFEFSLHFGPEAGFHVAEEYGYYPVSLKHLVEVAEERKWKLPVRSEEHYLKYLKDKRKQRIIWLVFVVGAITLLISYEFSRGASGC, from the coding sequence ATGAACGTTACGGATAAGGTTATCGAAATAATCTTGTACCACGCTGGTTCCACAAATGACGAAATAAGTGAAGACACACTAATTGAAGATGGTCTAGGTGTTACTGGTGATGACGCATGGGAGTTAATTGAAGACTTCCAAAACAAATTTGATGTTGATATGAATTCATTCGAATTCTCACTACATTTTGGACCAGAAGCAGGTTTCCACGTAGCAGAAGAATATGGGTATTATCCAGTTTCATTAAAGCATTTAGTTGAAGTTGCAGAAGAACGCAAGTGGAAACTGCCTGTACGCAGTGAAGAGCACTACCTAAAATACCTGAAGGACAAAAGGAAACAACGAATAATATGGCTGGTATTTGTAGTTGGCGCCATTACGCTCTTAATCTCATACGAATTCAGTAGAGGGGCATCTGGTTGCTAA